Proteins encoded by one window of Brevibacterium atlanticum:
- the trxB gene encoding thioredoxin-disulfide reductase translates to MTDTQLVIIGSGPAGYTAAVYAARANLSPVVIAGSVTAGGELMNTTDVENFPGFPAGVQGPELMESMREQAEKFGAEVIYDDVSSLKLNPGAHEIETALGARYTAKAVILATGSAYRELGLPNEKQLSGHGVSWCATCDGFFFRDQHIAVIGGGDSALEEATFLTRFASKVTLVHRRQELRASQAMQDRAKADEKLEFLFDSEVAEVHGEESLTGLTIRNTVTGETSELPVTGMFVAIGSDPRTSLFADQLDLRSDGYLSVDGRSSRTSVEGVFAAGDVIDSVYRQAITAAGSGCSAALDAEHYLADLEAAGKPAVAEATPVAS, encoded by the coding sequence ATGACTGATACTCAACTGGTGATCATCGGGTCGGGGCCGGCCGGCTACACCGCAGCTGTCTACGCAGCGCGTGCGAACCTCTCACCCGTCGTGATCGCCGGATCGGTGACCGCCGGCGGCGAGCTCATGAACACCACCGATGTGGAGAACTTCCCCGGATTCCCCGCAGGGGTGCAGGGCCCGGAGCTCATGGAGAGCATGCGTGAACAGGCCGAGAAGTTCGGCGCCGAGGTGATCTATGACGATGTCTCGAGCCTCAAGCTCAACCCAGGCGCACACGAGATCGAAACCGCACTGGGCGCCCGCTACACGGCGAAGGCCGTCATCCTCGCGACCGGCTCGGCCTATCGCGAGCTGGGTCTGCCGAACGAGAAGCAGCTCTCCGGCCACGGCGTCAGCTGGTGCGCCACGTGCGACGGATTCTTCTTCCGCGACCAGCATATCGCCGTCATCGGCGGAGGCGACTCGGCTCTCGAGGAAGCCACCTTCCTCACCCGTTTCGCTTCGAAGGTCACTCTCGTCCACCGTCGCCAAGAACTGCGCGCGTCGCAGGCGATGCAGGATCGGGCCAAAGCCGACGAGAAGCTCGAGTTCCTGTTCGACAGCGAGGTCGCTGAGGTCCATGGTGAGGAATCGCTCACGGGGCTGACCATCCGCAACACCGTCACAGGGGAGACCTCAGAACTGCCTGTCACCGGGATGTTCGTGGCCATCGGCTCCGATCCGCGCACCAGCCTGTTCGCCGATCAGCTCGATCTGCGCTCCGACGGCTACCTCAGCGTGGACGGCCGCTCATCGAGAACTTCCGTCGAAGGTGTCTTCGCCGCCGGTGACGTCATCGACTCGGTCTATCGTCAGGCCATCACCGCGGCCGGATCCGGCTGCTCTGCAGCTCTCGACGCCGAACACTACCTCGCAGACCTCGAGGCCGCCGGGAAGCCCGCAGTCGCAGAGGCTACGCCCGTCGCCTCTTGA
- the trxA gene encoding thioredoxin, whose amino-acid sequence MSTEVTDATFEETVLKSDKPVLVDFWAPWCGPCRMVSPIVDQIAEENAEKLNVVKVNTDENLETASTYGITSIPALYVFKDGEVAKTIIGARPKPALEDELSEFI is encoded by the coding sequence ATGTCGACAGAAGTCACTGACGCCACGTTCGAAGAGACCGTACTGAAGTCCGATAAGCCCGTGCTCGTCGATTTCTGGGCTCCCTGGTGCGGTCCCTGCCGCATGGTCAGCCCGATCGTCGACCAGATCGCGGAAGAGAACGCCGAGAAGCTCAACGTCGTCAAGGTCAACACCGACGAGAACCTCGAAACCGCGAGCACCTACGGAATCACCTCGATACCGGCACTCTACGTCTTCAAGGACGGGGAAGTCGCCAAGACCATCATCGGGGCACGCCCGAAGCCTGCGCTGGAGGATGAGCTCTCCGAGTTCATCTGA